The following proteins are co-located in the Spea bombifrons isolate aSpeBom1 chromosome 3, aSpeBom1.2.pri, whole genome shotgun sequence genome:
- the ABHD1 gene encoding protein ABHD1 — translation MQEGDLRQSRTPAVSCVLLGIGAACLYYYFRRVCKVPRLVCASPLRNFLETHCPVLKDEYRPTFWCHEGRLQTVFRVLFVSRPHVSYRNEILPTSDGGQISLDWVDNRGSCQFPDGSSRPTIIFLPGLTGSSHQTYMLHLVIQASRDGYRSVVFNNRGFGGEKLLTPRTFCAANTEDLHRVIGHVRCTLPAAPLLAVGVSLGGMTLLNYLSATGDASQLCAAISVSTPWNVFVSTESLEKPLNYLLFNQTLVRGIKRTVEKHRDVIGQVVDVDYVLQSRSIREFDERFTAPLFGFQSCDEYYRNASPCHKLGGISTPTLCLNASDDPFSPREALPLDAVSSHPSVALLITRHGGHIGFLEGLFPNHQRYMDRVFSQFAESVFRHGEELSAVTTRLPGEHPL, via the exons ATGCAGGAGGGGGACCTCCGTCAGAGCCGGACCCCGGCTGTGTCCTGCGTCCTTTTGGGGATCGGCGCAGCGTGTCTGTATTACTACTTCAGACGCGTCTGCAAG GTGCCACGGCTCGTTTGCGCATCTCCATTGCGTAACTTCCTGGAAACTCACTGCCCGGTGCTAAAGGACGAGTATCGGCCAACATTTTGGTGCCATGAAGGTCGCTTGCAAACAGTTTTCCGTGTCCTTTTTGTGTCCAGGCCACACGTGTCCTACAGGAA tgaaATTCTTCCCACCTCTGACGGGGGGCAGATCTCCCTGGACTGGGTTGATAACCGTGGCAGCTGTCAGTTCCCTGACGGCTCCTCTCGTCCTACCATCATCTTTCTACCCGGACTCACGGGAAGCAGCCACCAAACATACATGTTGCACTTGGTGATCCAGGCCAGCCGTGACGGATACCG ATCTGTTGTTTTTAATAACCGTGGCTTTGGGGGAGAAAAGCTGCTG ACTCCTCGTACTTTCTGTGCGGCCAACACTGAGGACCTGCACAGGGTGATCGGCCACGTCCGCTGCACTCTGCCGGCTGCTCCCCTCCTGGCCGTCGGAGTGTCCTTGGGAGG GATGACTCTCCTGAATTACCTGTCAGCCACGGGTGACGCCTCGCAGCTCTGTGCCGCCATCTCCGTGTCCACGCCGTGGAATGTTTTTGTGTCCACTGAGTCCCTGGAGAAGCCTCTGAATTACCTTCTCTTTAACCAAACGCTCGTCAGGGGAATAAAGAGAACCGTGGAAAA ACACCGTGATGTTATTGGGCAGGTGGTGGACGTGGATTATGTGCTGCAG TCTCGCTCCATCCGGGAGTTTGATGAACGCTTCACGGCCCCGCTCTTCGGCTTCCAGTCCTGCGATGAGTATTACCGGAACGCGAGTCCTTGCCACAAGCTCGGTGGCATCTCCACGCCGACGCTCTGTCTCAACGCTTCCGATGACCCGTTTTCCCCCCGGGAAG CTCTACCCCTGGACGCCGTCTCCAGTCACCCCAGTGTTGCGCTGCTGATCACACGCCACGGAGGCCACATCGGGTTCCTGGAGGGTCTCTTCCCGAACCACCAGAGGTACATGGACCGCGTGTTCAGCCAGTTCGCGGAGTCCGTGTTCCGGCACGGGGAGGAGCTGAGCGCAGTCACCACGCGGCTACCGGGAGAGCACCCTTTATAA
- the PREB gene encoding prolactin regulatory element-binding protein, whose translation MGRRRLPDLYRAPFPLYTIRTHPETGLVVTAGGGGASKTGIKNAMHFLRLERISGKLSASLLHSHDTDARATMTMALHGDTLAAGQDATCQILRFQIRPHGQKIGSREKDESGGARKRRPSKSGTEEASNLTKNQTPEISLQTLQVVQTDFSPDNLQKAVCFNQDGTKLLTGGVDGHLRVWEFPGMKKLLDFKAHEGEVEDIAASPGKKVVTVGQDFRCSVWEGDQLLTDLHWNENLPNIPDKMYRYRACRFGRVEDRKDALCLYTVQIPHKRERRPPPCYITKWDGQRFLPLLTQSCGKEVISCLTVSDCGTFLGLGTITGSVAIYISFSLQKLYYVEEAHGIVVTDLAFLPETPQGRALRGDNETALLSVAVDSRCLLHTVPNRRTFPLWLVVLLCLVMVVCVVLSLQYAFPGLL comes from the exons ATGGGCAGACGCCGGCTCCCCGATCTGTACCGGGCCCCGTTCCCCTTATACACCATCCGGACGCACCCCGAAACCGGCCTCGTCGTAACCGCCGGAGGCGGAGGAGCCTCCAAAACCGGCATCAAGAACGCCAtg CACTTCCTGCGGCTGGAGCGCATCTCGGGGAAGCTCAGCGCCTCGCTGCTGCATTCGCACGACACGGACGCCAGAGCCACGATGACCATGGCGTTACACGGGGACACGCTGGCCGCGGGACAGGATGCCACTTGCCAAATTCTACGCTTCCAGATCCGGCCCCACGGACAGAAAATCGGCAGCCGTGAGAAAGATG AGAGCGGCGGAGCGCGCAAGAGGAGGCCGTCTAAGAGCGGCACGGAGGAGGCGTCTAATCTCACCAAGAACCAGACTCCGGAGATCTCCCTTCAGACCCTTCAGGTGGTACAGACCGACTTCAGCCCCGACAACCTGCAGAAGGCTGTTTGCTTCAACCAGGATGGTACCAAGTTACTGACGGGGGGAGTAGACGGACATCTGCGTGTGTGGGAG TTCCCTGGAATGAAGAAGCTGCTGGACTTTAAGGCCCACGAGGGTGAAGTCGAGGACATCGCGGCCAGTCCCGGGAAGAAG GTGGTGACCGTGGGGCAGGATTTTCGCTGCTCGGTGTGGGAAGGAGATCAGCTGCTTACGGACCTTCACTGGAACGAAAATCTGCCCAACATCCCTGATAAAATGTACCGCTATCGCGCATGCCG GTTTGGAAGGGTGGAGGACCGGAAGGACGCTCTCTGTCTCTATACCGTACAGATCCCCCATAAGAGGGAGCGGCGCCCCCCGCCGTGCTACATCACCAAGTGGGATGGGCAGCGGTTTCTGCCGCTCCTCACCCAGTCTTGTGGCAAGGAGGTGATATCGTGTCTGACTGTCAG TGACTGCGGGACGTTCCTTGGGCTTGGCACAATAACCGGTTCGGTGGCGATTTACATCTCCTTCTCGCTGCAG AAACTGTACTACGTGGAGGAAGCCCACGGCATTGTGGTGACTGACTTGGCTTTCCTCCCTGAAACCCCCCAAGGACGAGCGCTACGTGGGGACAATGAGACGGCCCTGCTTAGTGTCGCCGTGGACAGCCGCTGCTTGCTTCATACGGTGCCCAACAGAC GTACGTTCCCGCTGTGGCTGGTGGTCCTCCTCTGCTTGGTGATGGTAGTGTGTGTGGTCCTCTCGCTTCAGTACGCCTTCCCGGGCCTCTTATAG
- the CGREF1 gene encoding cell growth regulator with EF hand domain protein 1 isoform X2 — translation MLVSVQFLLLLFLCQSLGAPSSAHRGRSGESDDDGETQNPFSSGPEQLKILQQYLKHSDLSQENASSLKRETAILHIFLLHDYDKSGHLDGLELMQLLSGILSERERGRPPSKSVIFLVDEVLEKQDLNRDGLLSAPELLVPPVYASQSLTEDPSTDTIHVAIPPPQGTLEDGTLEAQENLVEVLQAGDQDSPPQDTNGQSDDRTPSPAEANGDTPKEPGAEENEELNDETLPEKVEEEEEQGEEEIHEAVVTEDDV, via the exons ATGTTGGTCTCCGTGCAGTTTCtgctcctgctgtttctatgtcAGTCTCTGGGGGCTCCCAGCTCGGCCCACAGGGGCAG ATCAGGAGAATCTGATGATGATGGTGAGACCCAGAACCCCTTCTCTTCAGGCCCGGAACAGCTGAA GATTTTACAACAATATCTGAAACACAGCGACTTGAGCCAGGAAAACGCATCGAGCCTCAAGAGAGAGACAG CGATCCTCCATATCTTCCTTCTCCACGATTACGACAAGAGCGGACACCTCGACGGCTTGGAGCTCATGCAGCTGCTGAGCGGGATCCTGTCTGAACGTGAACGCGGCCGACCGCCTTCTAAATCT GTCATTTTTCTGGTTGACGAAGTCTTAGAGAAACAAGATCTAAACAGAGACGGCCTACTGAGTGCCCCCGAGCTCCTGGTGCCCCCTGTTTACGCCTCTCAATCCCTAACTGAAGATCCATCAACAGACACTATCCATGTGGCCATACCCCCTCCTCAAGGCACCTTGGAAGATGGGACGCTGGAGGCTCAGGAGAATCTGGTGGAGGTCCTACAGGCTGGAGACCAGGACAGCCCGCCACAGGATACCAACGGCCAAAGTGATGATCGGACTCCCTCACCTGCAGAAGCCAACGGGGACACTCCGAAGGAGCCTGGAGCAGAAGAGAACGAAGAACTGAATGATGAGACCCTCCCCGAGAAGgtagaagaggaggaagaacaGGGAGAAGAGGAAATCCATGAAGCGGTTGTGACCGAGGACGACGTGTAA
- the CGREF1 gene encoding cell growth regulator with EF hand domain protein 1 isoform X1, with the protein MCYTAMLVSVQFLLLLFLCQSLGAPSSAHRGRSGESDDDGETQNPFSSGPEQLKILQQYLKHSDLSQENASSLKRETAILHIFLLHDYDKSGHLDGLELMQLLSGILSERERGRPPSKSVIFLVDEVLEKQDLNRDGLLSAPELLVPPVYASQSLTEDPSTDTIHVAIPPPQGTLEDGTLEAQENLVEVLQAGDQDSPPQDTNGQSDDRTPSPAEANGDTPKEPGAEENEELNDETLPEKVEEEEEQGEEEIHEAVVTEDDV; encoded by the exons ATGTGCtat ACGGCCATGTTGGTCTCCGTGCAGTTTCtgctcctgctgtttctatgtcAGTCTCTGGGGGCTCCCAGCTCGGCCCACAGGGGCAG ATCAGGAGAATCTGATGATGATGGTGAGACCCAGAACCCCTTCTCTTCAGGCCCGGAACAGCTGAA GATTTTACAACAATATCTGAAACACAGCGACTTGAGCCAGGAAAACGCATCGAGCCTCAAGAGAGAGACAG CGATCCTCCATATCTTCCTTCTCCACGATTACGACAAGAGCGGACACCTCGACGGCTTGGAGCTCATGCAGCTGCTGAGCGGGATCCTGTCTGAACGTGAACGCGGCCGACCGCCTTCTAAATCT GTCATTTTTCTGGTTGACGAAGTCTTAGAGAAACAAGATCTAAACAGAGACGGCCTACTGAGTGCCCCCGAGCTCCTGGTGCCCCCTGTTTACGCCTCTCAATCCCTAACTGAAGATCCATCAACAGACACTATCCATGTGGCCATACCCCCTCCTCAAGGCACCTTGGAAGATGGGACGCTGGAGGCTCAGGAGAATCTGGTGGAGGTCCTACAGGCTGGAGACCAGGACAGCCCGCCACAGGATACCAACGGCCAAAGTGATGATCGGACTCCCTCACCTGCAGAAGCCAACGGGGACACTCCGAAGGAGCCTGGAGCAGAAGAGAACGAAGAACTGAATGATGAGACCCTCCCCGAGAAGgtagaagaggaggaagaacaGGGAGAAGAGGAAATCCATGAAGCGGTTGTGACCGAGGACGACGTGTAA